The proteins below come from a single Borreliella afzelii genomic window:
- a CDS encoding HIT family protein: MYDCIFCKIVNKELPSYKVYEDDLVLAFLDINPLTVGHTLVIPKEHSENLLNMDDKFNDRVLGVCKKISNALKKINSSICVGVNIYSSLGAGAGQEVFHTHFHVIPRFKNDGFGFKRGNKLNLEVNKFKELSMQISMNI, translated from the coding sequence TTTGTAAAATAGTAAACAAAGAGCTTCCTAGTTATAAAGTTTATGAGGACGATTTAGTTTTAGCATTTTTGGATATTAATCCTTTAACTGTTGGGCATACTCTTGTTATCCCTAAAGAACATAGTGAGAATTTATTAAATATGGATGATAAATTTAATGATAGAGTTTTAGGAGTATGTAAAAAAATTTCGAATGCTTTAAAAAAAATAAATTCAAGCATTTGTGTAGGAGTAAATATTTATTCTTCTTTGGGAGCTGGTGCAGGGCAAGAAGTTTTTCATACCCATTTTCATGTGATTCCAAGATTTAAAAATGATGGTTTTGGTTTTAAGAGAGGCAATAAACTTAATCTTGAAGTTAATAAATTTAAAGAGTTGTCTATGCAAATAAGTATGAATATTTAA
- a CDS encoding S-ribosylhomocysteine lyase, whose translation MKKITSFTIDHTKLNPGIYVSRKDTFENVIFTTIDIRIKAPNIEPIIENAAIHTIEHIGATLLRNNEVWAEKIVYFGPMGCRTGFYLIIFGNYESKDLIDLISWLFSEIVNFSEPIPGASHKECGNYKEHNLDMAKYESSKYLQILNNIKEENLKYP comes from the coding sequence ATGAAAAAAATAACAAGCTTTACAATAGATCATACAAAATTAAACCCTGGTATATATGTCTCAAGAAAAGATACCTTTGAAAATGTAATATTTACCACAATAGACATTAGAATCAAAGCTCCCAACATCGAACCAATAATTGAAAACGCAGCAATACATACAATTGAGCACATAGGAGCCACTTTGCTTAGAAATAATGAAGTTTGGGCTGAAAAAATAGTATATTTTGGTCCCATGGGATGCAGAACTGGTTTTTACTTAATAATTTTTGGGAACTATGAAAGCAAAGATCTTATTGATCTAATATCCTGGCTTTTTTCCGAAATTGTAAATTTTTCAGAACCTATTCCAGGCGCAAGCCATAAAGAATGCGGAAATTACAAAGAACATAACCTTGATATGGCTAAATATGAATCTTCTAAATACTTGCAAATATTAAACAATATTAAAGAAGAAAATTTAAAATATCCCTAG
- the metK gene encoding methionine adenosyltransferase, with protein sequence MNKIIAANQTLTSEAVSEGHPDKIADQISDAILDEMLKVDKNAKVACEVIIAQNLVVIAGEINSPVKKNIDIKEIAKNIIKDIGYTNIDYGLDYKTITVIDAVGNQSRDIINAIEKEGSNTLGAGDQGIIFGYACDDTKNFLPAPYELANSILKKASNLRKSGAIEWLRPDSKSQVTMEYDKNRRPIKIKNIVVSHQHHPNISQKLMRQTIIEEIIKPTIQDKSILDENTTYCINPSGNFVIGGPTGDTGLTGRKIIADSYGGFARHGGGAYSGKDATKVDRSAAYMARYIAKNMVAAGISKEFELQLAYAIGIENPISIQITAGINDPKYASKILNFIVNNFDLTPNGIIEKLKLKQPIYLKTCTYGHFGKNEFEWEKLDFVKKIQTVLKK encoded by the coding sequence ATGAATAAAATAATAGCAGCTAACCAAACTTTAACTTCTGAGGCTGTATCTGAAGGACATCCAGATAAAATTGCAGATCAAATCTCTGATGCCATCCTTGATGAAATGTTAAAAGTAGATAAAAATGCAAAAGTGGCTTGCGAAGTCATAATTGCACAAAATTTAGTAGTAATAGCAGGGGAAATAAATAGTCCCGTAAAAAAAAACATAGATATAAAAGAAATTGCTAAAAACATCATTAAAGATATAGGCTATACAAATATTGATTATGGGCTTGATTATAAAACAATAACGGTAATAGACGCCGTTGGCAATCAATCGCGTGACATCATAAACGCAATTGAAAAAGAAGGGTCTAATACCCTTGGGGCAGGTGATCAAGGAATAATATTTGGATATGCTTGCGATGACACAAAAAATTTTTTACCTGCTCCTTATGAGCTCGCTAATTCAATTCTAAAAAAAGCTAGCAATCTTAGAAAATCAGGAGCAATAGAATGGTTGCGACCCGACTCAAAATCTCAAGTTACTATGGAATACGATAAAAACAGAAGACCTATAAAAATAAAAAATATTGTGGTCTCTCACCAACACCATCCAAATATCTCTCAAAAACTAATGCGACAAACAATAATTGAAGAAATTATTAAGCCTACCATTCAAGACAAATCAATACTTGATGAAAATACTACTTATTGTATTAATCCTTCTGGAAATTTTGTAATTGGAGGACCTACCGGAGACACGGGTCTTACAGGAAGAAAAATTATTGCTGACAGTTATGGAGGATTCGCAAGACACGGAGGAGGAGCATACAGCGGAAAAGATGCTACAAAAGTAGATAGATCAGCTGCCTACATGGCAAGATATATAGCAAAAAATATGGTAGCAGCCGGTATTTCTAAAGAATTTGAACTACAACTTGCATATGCAATTGGAATTGAAAACCCAATATCTATTCAAATAACTGCAGGAATAAATGATCCTAAATATGCAAGCAAAATATTAAATTTCATTGTCAATAACTTTGATTTAACTCCCAACGGTATAATTGAAAAATTAAAACTAAAACAACCCATATATCTTAAAACTTGTACTTATGGCCATTTTGGAAAAAATGAATTTGAATGGGAAAAATTAGATTTTGTAAAAAAAATACAAACGGTGCTAAAAAAATGA
- a CDS encoding 5'-methylthioadenosine/adenosylhomocysteine nucleosidase, whose translation MILIISAMQEESEEINKMIDDKEEVILNDYLENKKFYKGKILGKDVISLTTGIGKVNAATWSNQIISKYKITHIINSGSSGGIKENSNLKISDIIVSSQAAYYDFDLTKFGHKIGQVPNLPQKFKADEELLKKVVNIIDNKLLNIDIHIGLILTGDQFVDNEKNLEAIKKNFKDALAVDMEGAAIAQVAHMFKIPFIIIRSISDLPNNKDNHIDFNKFLKTSSINSSKMTKELIRLI comes from the coding sequence ATGATTTTGATCATATCAGCTATGCAAGAAGAATCAGAAGAAATAAATAAAATGATTGATGACAAAGAAGAAGTTATATTAAACGACTACTTAGAAAATAAAAAATTTTATAAAGGAAAAATTTTGGGAAAAGATGTAATATCTTTAACTACAGGAATTGGAAAAGTTAACGCAGCAACTTGGAGTAATCAAATTATATCTAAATATAAAATCACTCATATAATAAACTCTGGAAGTTCTGGCGGAATAAAAGAAAACTCTAACCTTAAAATATCAGATATCATAGTATCCTCACAAGCAGCATACTATGACTTTGACTTAACCAAGTTTGGACACAAAATAGGACAAGTTCCTAATTTGCCACAAAAGTTTAAAGCAGATGAAGAGCTATTGAAAAAAGTAGTCAATATTATTGACAACAAACTTTTAAACATTGATATCCATATTGGCTTAATACTAACAGGAGATCAATTTGTTGACAATGAAAAAAATCTTGAAGCAATTAAAAAAAATTTCAAAGATGCTTTAGCTGTAGATATGGAAGGAGCTGCAATAGCTCAAGTAGCACACATGTTTAAAATACCATTTATAATAATTCGTTCAATTTCTGATTTACCAAACAATAAAGATAACCATATAGACTTTAATAAATTTTTAAAAACATCATCAATAAATTCAAGCAAAATGACAAAGGAACTTATTAGGCTAATATGA
- the pdeB gene encoding cyclic di-GMP phosphodiesterase PdeB translates to MQNFESIIKNIKNSSYLIDKEFLVWPENAFIGEKNIELIEKWKLKSYLKERTNFFSDDSVKREYEEIHKKFNEEAISSYHVIISNLEEIYENCKRNKKIYYQDIMPTVKKVIEFYKKQKKIFIKYFRIPKLSANYHIIHSVNTAILTVALGNEMGLNNYKTVELCSIALLHKIGFLFIPSKISEKKEALTDEELEIIKKYPIISYKVASTSNLSRSICLTLLTHKENLDGTGYPKGLTSENISIESNIIGAASAYSAIILDKAYKKSFNSGASIIELIKDADKKFDKRVLKLIINAISSCPLDFIVELNDNSIAKIVDIDDSSPNLPYINYIIKNGKVVDKNEPSVQSIPNTNTGIKKILNQDEIELIKNKHFLTDSI, encoded by the coding sequence ATGCAAAATTTTGAAAGCATTATCAAAAATATAAAAAATTCATCATATTTAATAGACAAGGAATTCTTAGTTTGGCCTGAAAATGCATTTATTGGAGAGAAAAACATTGAGCTTATTGAAAAATGGAAATTAAAATCATACCTTAAAGAGAGAACAAATTTTTTCAGCGATGATTCTGTCAAAAGAGAATATGAAGAAATACATAAAAAATTCAACGAAGAGGCTATTTCTAGTTATCATGTAATAATAAGCAATTTAGAAGAAATTTATGAAAATTGCAAAAGAAATAAAAAAATATATTACCAAGATATTATGCCTACTGTAAAAAAAGTAATAGAATTCTACAAAAAACAGAAAAAAATTTTCATCAAATATTTTAGAATTCCTAAGCTTTCTGCAAACTATCACATTATTCATTCAGTAAACACAGCTATCTTAACAGTAGCCCTTGGTAATGAAATGGGACTAAATAACTACAAAACAGTAGAACTTTGTAGTATTGCTCTTTTACATAAAATAGGATTTCTATTTATCCCATCAAAAATCAGCGAAAAAAAAGAGGCATTAACTGACGAAGAACTAGAAATAATTAAAAAATATCCCATAATAAGCTATAAAGTAGCTTCAACAAGTAATTTGTCACGATCAATATGTTTAACACTTTTAACACATAAAGAAAATCTAGACGGGACAGGTTATCCTAAAGGACTAACAAGTGAAAACATTAGCATAGAATCAAATATAATAGGCGCTGCCAGCGCTTATTCTGCTATCATTTTAGATAAGGCATACAAAAAATCTTTTAATTCTGGGGCATCTATTATTGAATTGATTAAAGATGCTGACAAAAAATTTGACAAAAGGGTTTTAAAGTTAATAATCAATGCAATATCTTCTTGCCCTTTAGACTTTATTGTAGAGCTAAATGACAATTCTATAGCCAAAATAGTAGATATAGATGATTCTAGCCCAAATCTCCCATACATAAACTATATAATAAAAAATGGAAAAGTTGTAGATAAAAATGAACCTAGCGTTCAGTCTATACCAAACACAAACACAGGAATAAAAAAAATACTCAATCAAGATGAAATAGAACTAATTAAAAATAAACATTTTTTAACAGATAGTATATAA
- the gltX gene encoding glutamate--tRNA ligase, translating into MGIRVRYAPSPTGLQHIGGIRTALFNYFFAKSCGGKFLLRIEDTDQSRYFSEAENDLYSSLKWLGISFDEGPVVGGDYAPYVQSQRSAIYKRYAEYLIESGHAYYCYCSPERLERIKKIQNINKMPPGYDRHCRNLSDEEIENVLIKKIKPVVRFKIPLEGDTSFDDVLLGKITWSNKDISPDPVILKSDGLPTYHLANVVDDYLMKITHVLRAQEWVSSGPLHTLLYKAFKWNPPIYCHLPMVMGNDGQKLSKRHGSTALRQFIEDGYLPEAIINYITLLGWSYDDKREFFSKSDLEKFFSIEKINKSPAIFDYHKLDFFNSYYIREKKDEDLFNLLLPFFQKKGYVSKPNTLEESQKLKLLVPLIKSRIKKLSDALSMTKFFYEDIKSWNLDEFLGRKKTAKEVCSILELIKPILEGFEKRSSEENDKIFYDFAKNNGFKLGEILLPIRIAVLGSKVSPPLFDSLKLIGKSKVFERIKLAQEFLRINE; encoded by the coding sequence TTGGGTATAAGAGTTCGTTATGCGCCTTCTCCAACAGGTTTGCAACATATTGGGGGGATTAGAACAGCTTTGTTTAATTATTTTTTTGCAAAGTCTTGTGGGGGTAAATTTTTACTTAGAATTGAGGATACAGATCAGAGCAGATATTTTTCAGAAGCTGAAAATGATCTTTATTCAAGTCTTAAATGGCTTGGTATTTCTTTTGATGAGGGTCCTGTTGTAGGGGGTGATTATGCACCTTATGTTCAGTCTCAAAGAAGTGCAATATATAAGCGATATGCTGAGTATTTAATTGAATCTGGGCACGCTTATTATTGTTATTGTAGTCCTGAAAGGTTGGAAAGGATTAAGAAAATTCAAAATATTAATAAGATGCCACCCGGATATGATAGGCATTGTAGAAATTTAAGTGATGAGGAAATTGAGAATGTGCTAATTAAAAAAATTAAGCCTGTTGTCAGATTTAAAATTCCTTTAGAAGGAGATACTAGCTTTGATGATGTTTTGCTTGGAAAGATTACATGGTCTAATAAAGACATTAGTCCTGATCCTGTAATTCTCAAGTCAGATGGACTGCCGACTTATCATCTTGCGAATGTTGTTGATGATTATTTAATGAAAATTACCCATGTATTAAGGGCTCAAGAATGGGTTTCTTCAGGTCCATTGCACACACTTCTTTATAAGGCTTTTAAATGGAATCCGCCTATTTATTGCCATCTTCCAATGGTTATGGGAAATGATGGTCAAAAATTAAGCAAAAGACATGGATCAACAGCTTTAAGGCAGTTTATTGAAGATGGATATCTTCCAGAAGCTATTATTAATTATATTACTTTACTTGGTTGGTCTTATGATGATAAGAGAGAATTTTTTTCAAAAAGTGACCTTGAGAAATTTTTTTCAATTGAGAAGATTAATAAATCTCCTGCAATTTTTGATTATCATAAGTTGGATTTTTTCAATAGCTATTATATTAGAGAAAAAAAAGATGAAGATTTATTTAATCTTTTACTTCCTTTTTTCCAAAAAAAAGGGTATGTTTCTAAGCCTAATACTTTAGAAGAGAGTCAAAAATTAAAATTATTAGTTCCTCTTATAAAGAGTAGGATTAAAAAATTAAGTGATGCTTTAAGTATGACTAAATTTTTTTATGAGGACATTAAATCTTGGAATTTAGATGAGTTTTTAGGTAGAAAAAAAACAGCCAAAGAAGTTTGTTCTATTTTAGAATTAATAAAACCTATTTTAGAAGGATTTGAAAAAAGATCGTCAGAGGAGAATGATAAAATTTTTTATGATTTTGCTAAGAATAATGGTTTTAAATTGGGAGAAATTCTTCTTCCCATTAGAATTGCAGTGCTTGGCAGCAAAGTCTCTCCACCACTTTTTGATTCTTTAAAATTGATAGGTAAATCTAAAGTTTTTGAAAGAATAAAATTGGCACAGGAATTTTTAAGAATAAATGAATAG
- a CDS encoding glycine--tRNA ligase, protein MVRMEDIISLAKRKGFVFQSSEVYGGLSGVWDYGPLGIELKENIKREWWKSMVYLHENIVGLDSAIFMRSEIWKASGHIDGFSDSMVDCKDCKSRFRADFVDLSKNCPNCKVGNNFTSPRNFNLMFKTHIGVVEDSSSEIYLRPETAQGIFVNFRNVLDSSRLKIPFGIAQVGKAFRNEIVAKNFIFRTCEFEQMEMQFFVHPKQIDEWFCYWQQNRMNFFIETLKIRPDRLRLKAHNSTELAHYAKSAFDIEYEFPFGFQEVEGIHNRGNYDLTQHSKFSNNSKVFEYHDLLTKERYVPYVIETSAGLTRSVLMTLCDAYSEEELSDGDKRIVLRLHPKLAPYKIAIFPLVKKVELVEVARRIYVELCDDFHIFYDDSGTIGKRYRRQDEIGTPYCVTVDYNTIEDETVTVRERNNMTQKRIFINDLYSYIKTEILNYKEDVNK, encoded by the coding sequence ATGGTTAGAATGGAAGATATTATTTCTCTTGCAAAAAGAAAAGGTTTTGTATTTCAGTCCTCAGAGGTTTACGGAGGTCTTTCTGGAGTATGGGATTATGGTCCTTTGGGAATTGAGCTTAAAGAAAATATAAAAAGAGAGTGGTGGAAGAGCATGGTATACTTGCATGAAAATATTGTGGGTTTAGACAGTGCTATTTTTATGCGGTCTGAAATTTGGAAAGCATCTGGACATATTGATGGTTTTTCAGATTCTATGGTTGATTGCAAAGATTGTAAGAGTAGATTTAGAGCTGATTTTGTTGATTTGTCAAAAAATTGTCCAAATTGTAAAGTTGGGAATAATTTTACTTCTCCGAGAAATTTTAATTTAATGTTTAAGACCCATATTGGAGTGGTAGAGGACAGTTCTAGTGAGATTTATTTGAGACCAGAGACAGCACAAGGAATTTTTGTTAATTTTAGAAATGTTTTGGATTCTTCAAGACTTAAGATTCCTTTTGGAATTGCTCAGGTAGGTAAAGCGTTTAGAAATGAGATAGTTGCTAAAAATTTTATATTTAGAACATGTGAGTTTGAGCAAATGGAGATGCAGTTTTTTGTTCATCCCAAGCAAATAGATGAATGGTTTTGTTATTGGCAGCAAAATAGAATGAATTTTTTTATAGAAACCCTTAAAATTAGGCCCGATAGATTAAGATTGAAAGCTCATAATTCAACAGAGCTTGCTCATTATGCAAAATCTGCATTTGATATTGAGTATGAATTTCCGTTTGGATTTCAGGAAGTAGAAGGTATTCACAACAGGGGTAATTATGATTTAACTCAGCATTCTAAATTTTCTAACAATTCTAAGGTATTTGAGTATCATGATTTGTTAACAAAAGAGAGATATGTTCCTTATGTTATTGAAACTTCTGCGGGGCTTACAAGGTCTGTTTTAATGACCCTTTGTGATGCTTATTCTGAGGAGGAACTTTCAGATGGAGATAAGCGTATTGTTTTGCGATTACACCCTAAGTTGGCTCCTTACAAGATTGCTATATTTCCTCTTGTTAAAAAAGTTGAGCTTGTTGAGGTTGCTAGAAGGATTTATGTGGAGCTTTGTGATGATTTTCATATATTTTACGATGATAGTGGAACAATAGGCAAAAGGTATAGACGTCAAGATGAAATAGGAACTCCTTATTGTGTAACAGTAGACTATAATACTATTGAGGACGAAACAGTTACTGTTAGAGAAAGAAATAATATGACTCAGAAGAGAATTTTTATTAATGATTTATATTCATACATTAAAACAGAGATTTTAAATTATAAAGAGGATGTTAATAAATGA
- the tyrS gene encoding tyrosine--tRNA ligase: protein MNLALNLLHKRGFLKQCTSLKVLSDLMDREKIVFYAGVDATSSSLHIGHLIPFLAMMHLRQHGHIPIVLIGDSTTKIGDPSGKSEMRKILSLEEISNNAFSIKNQLQRITKFSSKCFIHNSNWLDNLNYIEFLRDIGIHFSVNRMLSFETYKKRLDFGLSFIEFNYQLLQSYDYYMLNKIRNCRLQIGGDDQWGNIISGIDLIRKKAGVETFGLTFPLITRSDGKKMGKSEKGAVYLDSSLYSIYDFYQYFRNTSDSDVKTFLYLFTFLEEDEIELISNFKGNSLNKAKEILAFEITKIVHGEAEALKVQEASFAAFRGSGDRSNIPFFKFSFSNLEEEVLLINLMLDSKIVPSKSEGRRLIDSGGVYINGKRVENQNHCLTRKDFNNNEIELRVGKKKFLRIVL from the coding sequence ATGAATCTTGCGTTAAATCTTTTACATAAGCGCGGATTTTTAAAGCAATGTACATCTTTAAAAGTTTTAAGTGATCTAATGGATAGAGAAAAAATAGTTTTTTATGCAGGAGTTGATGCAACATCTAGTTCTCTTCATATTGGTCATTTGATTCCTTTTTTAGCGATGATGCATCTTAGACAACATGGTCACATACCAATTGTTTTGATTGGAGATTCTACAACAAAAATAGGCGATCCTTCTGGAAAAAGTGAGATGAGAAAGATTTTATCTTTAGAAGAGATTAGCAATAATGCTTTTTCGATAAAAAATCAACTTCAAAGAATAACGAAGTTTAGTTCAAAATGTTTTATTCATAATTCAAATTGGTTAGATAATCTCAATTATATTGAATTTTTAAGAGATATTGGTATCCATTTTTCTGTTAATCGTATGTTAAGTTTTGAAACTTATAAAAAAAGGCTAGATTTTGGACTTTCATTTATTGAATTTAACTATCAGCTTTTGCAGTCTTATGATTATTATATGCTTAATAAAATTAGAAATTGTCGACTTCAAATTGGTGGTGATGATCAATGGGGGAATATTATCTCAGGTATTGACTTGATTAGAAAAAAAGCCGGAGTAGAAACTTTTGGGCTTACATTTCCACTAATTACAAGAAGTGATGGAAAAAAGATGGGTAAATCAGAAAAAGGCGCTGTTTATCTTGATTCTAGTCTTTACAGTATTTATGATTTTTATCAATATTTTAGAAATACTTCAGATTCTGATGTGAAAACTTTTTTATACCTTTTTACTTTTTTAGAAGAAGATGAGATTGAATTAATTTCAAATTTTAAAGGCAATTCTTTAAATAAAGCCAAAGAGATTTTAGCTTTTGAGATAACTAAAATTGTTCATGGAGAAGCAGAGGCTTTGAAAGTTCAAGAGGCATCCTTTGCTGCATTTAGGGGGAGCGGAGATAGAAGTAATATTCCATTTTTTAAATTTAGCTTTTCTAACTTAGAAGAAGAGGTATTATTGATTAATTTAATGCTAGATTCAAAGATTGTGCCTAGCAAGTCAGAAGGCAGAAGATTGATTGATTCCGGAGGGGTGTATATCAATGGTAAAAGGGTGGAAAATCAGAACCATTGTCTTACTAGAAAGGATTTTAATAACAATGAAATTGAATTAAGAGTAGGTAAAAAAAAATTTTTACGAATTGTTTTATAG
- a CDS encoding AAA family ATPase — MYDRRALNCLFFNTFLFFMESKHLVFTEEHIFYGLIKSDKVKELLDLCTIDFYKLNKHLEEFFGKLPLRNNYIPDYVSSIDYLYDDIISTLFFYKKPYKIQEKDLLWVLVKKRKNSILDALLNSGFNLTIFDKLIEVHDYLAVNTKSDSGYGSELIGEYIHNNSPKSKGGFHIFDDNRDKPDQNNIFLENKDSIGNFLTNVIDALDLKQNPLIGRKQELSRLIQVILRKHKSNPILFGEPGVGKTVLIQGLAYKIKTENVPKDLIGYEIYSLDIGRLISGTKYRGDLESRMNRVLDFLNSRKKVMLFIDEIHMIVGAGATSFGSMDISNLLKPILTLGKIKFIGATTEYEYRKFFAKDKALMRRFQSIELKEPNFEDTYNILQEIKKDYERHHNVEYTDEAIQACIAMSQKYIKDRFLPDKAFDILDELGSKFKLENIKRIITKDDVCDLIKSIVGSNIFNFEEYNSELLINLENRIKKEFIIHDSLVFDLILNIKLLKFNLLANRSTIGIFAFIGASGAEKCKLTDILSEEFKIPKFNLNMGEYSDFTSLDRLIGPVLSNDGYYESTRFFKFLNKSSNSIIFLSDFDKCNKRVLDFFLEGFRTGKLFDGLGKKVSLSESLIVISVNAESNELNSIGFKNKMAGENDFDLILEKRFPNEFLELIDYVFVFKSIDELDFEKIIFNELNRFARMLRDRKFDVFFEKSVVDYIREKISGKGYGLKSVKKFIFKEVGKLLIDEILFKKIENSGKIKIYLDKTIIKYEFL, encoded by the coding sequence ATGTATGACAGAAGAGCTTTAAATTGTTTGTTTTTTAACACGTTTTTGTTTTTCATGGAGTCTAAGCATCTTGTTTTTACAGAAGAGCATATTTTTTATGGGTTGATTAAAAGTGATAAAGTTAAAGAACTGCTTGACTTGTGTACAATTGACTTTTATAAACTTAATAAACATCTAGAAGAATTTTTTGGCAAACTTCCCTTAAGAAACAATTATATCCCAGATTATGTTTCTAGCATAGATTATTTGTATGACGATATAATCAGTACTCTTTTTTTTTATAAAAAACCTTATAAAATACAAGAAAAGGATTTATTGTGGGTACTTGTCAAAAAAAGAAAAAATAGCATTTTAGATGCGTTGCTTAACTCAGGTTTTAATTTGACTATTTTTGACAAACTCATTGAAGTTCATGATTATTTGGCTGTAAATACTAAATCCGATTCAGGTTATGGCAGTGAATTAATTGGAGAATATATTCATAATAATTCGCCAAAAAGTAAAGGAGGCTTTCATATTTTTGATGATAATCGTGATAAGCCAGATCAAAATAATATTTTTTTAGAAAATAAAGACTCTATTGGTAATTTTTTAACAAACGTTATTGATGCTTTAGATTTAAAGCAAAATCCTTTAATTGGCAGGAAGCAAGAATTATCTCGTTTAATTCAGGTAATACTTAGAAAGCATAAAAGTAATCCTATTCTATTTGGAGAACCTGGTGTTGGAAAAACAGTATTAATCCAAGGTCTTGCATATAAAATAAAAACAGAGAATGTTCCAAAGGATTTAATAGGATATGAAATCTATTCTCTTGATATTGGTAGGCTTATTTCGGGTACTAAATATAGGGGAGATCTTGAGAGTAGAATGAACAGGGTTTTAGATTTTTTAAACTCAAGAAAAAAAGTTATGCTTTTTATTGATGAGATCCATATGATAGTAGGGGCAGGAGCTACTTCATTTGGCAGTATGGATATTTCTAATTTATTAAAGCCTATTCTTACTTTAGGAAAAATCAAATTTATTGGAGCTACTACAGAATATGAATATAGAAAATTTTTTGCAAAAGATAAGGCTTTAATGAGAAGGTTTCAGAGCATAGAGCTTAAAGAGCCCAATTTTGAGGATACCTATAATATTTTGCAGGAGATTAAAAAAGATTATGAGAGACATCATAATGTGGAATATACGGATGAGGCAATACAAGCTTGCATTGCCATGTCTCAAAAATATATTAAAGATAGATTTCTTCCAGACAAAGCTTTTGATATTTTAGATGAACTGGGTTCTAAGTTTAAGCTTGAAAACATAAAAAGGATCATAACAAAAGATGATGTTTGTGATCTGATTAAGTCTATTGTTGGCTCTAATATTTTTAATTTTGAAGAGTATAATAGCGAATTGTTAATTAATTTGGAAAATAGAATAAAAAAAGAATTCATTATACATGATAGTTTAGTATTTGATTTGATATTAAATATAAAATTATTAAAATTCAATTTACTTGCCAATAGAAGTACTATTGGCATATTTGCTTTTATTGGTGCTTCTGGAGCGGAAAAATGCAAATTGACGGATATTTTATCAGAAGAGTTTAAAATTCCGAAATTTAATCTTAATATGGGCGAGTATAGTGATTTTACTTCTCTTGATAGATTGATTGGCCCTGTTTTAAGTAATGATGGGTATTATGAATCTACTAGATTTTTCAAATTTTTAAACAAATCTTCTAATTCTATTATTTTCCTATCAGATTTTGATAAATGTAATAAAAGGGTTTTAGATTTTTTTTTAGAGGGGTTTAGAACTGGCAAGCTTTTTGATGGTCTTGGGAAAAAGGTGAGCTTGTCAGAAAGTTTAATAGTAATAAGTGTCAATGCTGAGAGTAATGAGCTTAATAGTATTGGCTTTAAAAATAAAATGGCAGGGGAAAATGATTTTGATCTTATCTTAGAGAAGAGATTCCCCAATGAATTTTTAGAGTTAATAGATTATGTGTTTGTATTTAAATCTATTGATGAGTTAGATTTTGAAAAAATCATTTTTAATGAGCTTAATCGTTTTGCTAGAATGTTAAGAGATAGAAAATTTGATGTTTTTTTTGAAAAAAGTGTTGTTGATTATATTCGGGAAAAGATTTCTGGAAAAGGTTATGGATTAAAAAGTGTTAAAAAGTTTATATTCAAAGAAGTGGGAAAGCTTTTAATAGATGAAATTCTTTTTAAGAAAATTGAAAATTCTGGTAAAATAAAAATCTATTTAGATAAAACAATAATAAAATATGAGTTTTTATAA